The Acidobacteriota bacterium DNA window CCCAACTCGATCGTGGTCTCGCGCGGCTGCCCGAACCGGTGCGGGTTCTGCTACCAGACCTCCTTCTTCCGAGGCGGGGCGTCCTTCTATGCCCGGCCGGTCGACCGGGCGCTCGCGGAGATCGCCCTGCTGCCGGGACGGCACCTCTATTTTCTCGACGACAACCTCTTCGGCGATCCGGCCTACGCCGTCTCCCTCTTCGACGGGCTCGAGGGGATGGGCCGCCTGTGGCAGGCGGCGGGAACGGTCCGTTCGGTCCTCGAGCCCGGGCTGCTGCGGCGCGCCGCCAGGAGCGGGCTCCGCAGCCTCTTCGTCGGGTTCGAGAGCCTCAACGAGCGCAACCTGAGGGCGCAGGGGAAAGGCCAGAAGCTCGGGGAGTACGCCGCCGCCGTCCGCCGATTGCACGAGCACGGGGTCATGGTCAACGCGAGCTTCGTCTTCGGGATGGACGAGGATGGCCCCGACGTCTTCGCGCGCACGGTGGACTGGGCCGTGGGGCAGGGGATCGAAACGGCCACCTTCCACGTCCTGACCCCCTATCCCGACACCCCCCTCTTCCGGCGCATGGCGGCGGCGGGGCGGATCACCACCCGGGACTGGGACCTGTACGACACGCGCCACGCCGTGTTCACCCCGCGGCGGATGTCGGCGGCCCGGCTGGAGGCGGGGTACCGGCGCGCGTACCGGGAGTTCTATTCCTGGCCCAACATCGCGCGCTCCACCGCCCGGCAGGAAGGGACGCTCCGCGGGGCGCGCCATCTCGCCTACAAGGCCGCCTGGAAGAAATGCGAGCCGCTCTGGGACCTCGTGATCAGGCTCCGGCGCCTCTCCGCGTTCACCCCGGCCCTGGAGAAGGTCCTTTCCCCGGCCCGTCCGCCTACTTCAGGGTCCTCGAGGAGACGAACATCAGCAGACCGAAGATCTCCAGCCTTCCCAGCAGCATGACGAGGGTCAGGACCCACTTTGCCGCATCCGGGAGCGCGCCGTAGTTGGAAAGCGAGCTCACGGACCCGAATCCCGGTCCGACGTTTCCCATGGCGGCGGCGGAAGCGCTGAAGCCGCTCAGGAGGTCCACGCCGCAGGCTGCCAGGAGGACGGTCGACAGGAAGATGACGGCCAGGTAGCAGCAGATGAAGAGCAGGCCCGCCGTGAGCACTTCGTCATTTACGAACGAACCCTCGAGCCTGAGGGAGACCACCGCCCGGGGGTGTTTCAGCTTCAGGACCTTCGCCCGGACAGCCTTGAGGAGGAGGATGACGCGTTCCACCTTGATCCCCCCGGAGGTCGAACCGGAACAGGCGCACTGGAGCGTGAAGTAGATCATGACGATCATGGCGAAGGGGGGCCACCCGGCGGAGTCCGCCGAGGCGAAGCCGGAGCTCGTCCCCAGGGAAACGATCTGGAAGGATGCGTAGCGGAAGGCTTCGGCCCATCCGGCGTAGACGCCGCCGTGCAGGCTGAGGGTGACCAGCAGGGAACCGACGGCCAGGGCCGCGAGGTAGCAGCGGACGGCGGTGGATTTCCAGATCGCCCCTATCTGTCCCCTGGCCGCGAGAAAGAGCAGGCCGAAATGGATTCCGGACAGGATCATGAAGAGGCCGATGACCGATTCCACCGCCACGCTCCCGTAATGGGCGACGCTCAGGTTCCTGGTCCCGAACCCCCCGGTGGCGATGGTGGCGAAGGAATGGGCGAGGGCGTCGAACAGGTTCATGCCGCAGGCAAGCAGGGAAACGGTCTCGAGCAGGGTGAGCCCCACGTAGACGGCCAGGAGAATGTGGAGGGTCTCCCGGGTGCGGTACTGAAAGTTGTTCCGGGCCAGGGGGGAGATCTCGGTGCGGGAGAGGACCATGGCCGCCTGGCTGATGGCCGGAAGGACCGAGAGGACGAAGACGATGATGCCGATGCCGCCGATCCAGTGGGTGGAGGCGCGCCAGAACAGCAGGCCCAGGGGGAGGGCTTCGACGTCGCCGAGGATCGAAGCCCCGGTGGTGGTAAAACCCGACACGCTCTCGAACCAGGCATTGGTGAAGGTGAACTCCCTCCCGTACAGCACGTAGGGCAGGACCCCCACCAGGCAGGACAGGAGCCAGCTGGAGACCACGATGAACAGCCCCTCGTCGTTCCGGATCTGGTCGGCCGGAGGTACAAAGATGAGGGGGAAAACACCGAAGAGGAGGGAGATCAGGGCGCTGTAGAGCAGGGGCAGAAATGCCGGTTCGTGGTTCCCGGCGGATATGGCGGCGGATACGGCCAGGAAGGCCCCGTTCGCCATCGCCACGACGCCG harbors:
- a CDS encoding B12-binding domain-containing radical SAM protein, encoding MRVKLVLPALTEARSPFWRPIKYSLFPPLGLATLAGYLDPDDEASICDEHVEPLDLEDRPDLVAIEVYITSARRSYGIADHYRARGVHVCLGGLHVTSLPGEAAAHADTLFLGPGEDTWPEFLRDFRAGVPRSVYRSSRRTLEEAPVPRRDLIRRSLYLVPNSIVVSRGCPNRCGFCYQTSFFRGGASFYARPVDRALAEIALLPGRHLYFLDDNLFGDPAYAVSLFDGLEGMGRLWQAAGTVRSVLEPGLLRRAARSGLRSLFVGFESLNERNLRAQGKGQKLGEYAAAVRRLHEHGVMVNASFVFGMDEDGPDVFARTVDWAVGQGIETATFHVLTPYPDTPLFRRMAAAGRITTRDWDLYDTRHAVFTPRRMSAARLEAGYRRAYREFYSWPNIARSTARQEGTLRGARHLAYKAAWKKCEPLWDLVIRLRRLSAFTPALEKVLSPARPPTSGSSRRRTSADRRSPAFPAA
- a CDS encoding TrkH family potassium uptake protein; this encodes MRIHIILRYIGVVAMANGAFLAVSAAISAGNHEPAFLPLLYSALISLLFGVFPLIFVPPADQIRNDEGLFIVVSSWLLSCLVGVLPYVLYGREFTFTNAWFESVSGFTTTGASILGDVEALPLGLLFWRASTHWIGGIGIIVFVLSVLPAISQAAMVLSRTEISPLARNNFQYRTRETLHILLAVYVGLTLLETVSLLACGMNLFDALAHSFATIATGGFGTRNLSVAHYGSVAVESVIGLFMILSGIHFGLLFLAARGQIGAIWKSTAVRCYLAALAVGSLLVTLSLHGGVYAGWAEAFRYASFQIVSLGTSSGFASADSAGWPPFAMIVMIYFTLQCACSGSTSGGIKVERVILLLKAVRAKVLKLKHPRAVVSLRLEGSFVNDEVLTAGLLFICCYLAVIFLSTVLLAACGVDLLSGFSASAAAMGNVGPGFGSVSSLSNYGALPDAAKWVLTLVMLLGRLEIFGLLMFVSSRTLK